The sequence ATAATGCGTTGCAGATGATTTTCCATACATATTATTTTCGTAGTTTTCATTATACtcctttattatttttataggtATAGCTGGTTCAATAACTATATAATcacaatatttatttaatatttcacaAATTATCTTATTGGGATCATGTCTACCTAATGTTATAGTTATTCCTAATGAAAATAGCCATTTGTGAGCTgctatttttatcatttcatTTGATACAtctctttcattttttaaacatattTCACAACATAATGGAATTCTTTTTTCACTAAGATTCATCtttagtattatttttatttcaaataaatatatatacgaTTTTTGTTGTTCtctcttttaaaaaaaatgaaaaaacgtagataaaatattttatttataaagaaaaaaaaattaaataaattttgtaCATGGAAATTTTGCTTCTTggatttttctcttttttcatttttgttcAAATTATTAACATGTAATGattcaattaaaaagaattacATGGCATAtgtcttttttaaattttttgttctatagaaaaattaaatatatttgtagGTTTATTAGTgtgacaaaaaaaataaaaatggtaGGGTCCTcctcattttattatttatattggacattctttttcatctattataagaaaaaatacatatatatataatttattcatctttaaatagaaaaaaacatGTACCGCTATACTTTATGAAACTATAagaatttaatatttcacactattaaaaaaaaaaaattataatagatGTACATACTCCAGAACTTTTATGTACATTTCCctcatattttataaaaaatgtaaatttattttaaaatataaaggaaaaatttcatttttaatttactaataaaaaatgtaagtatatatattatacgAACTACTTAATTATAACAGGAATAAAGTAATATTAATACTTgaaacataaaataattttttttcttttataaaatactAAGAGGGACAAATGCTATTAGTAAATGTATAGTTGTCTTAAGgaaaattatgaattatatatgtgaatatattttaatttgaaagtaaatattttgtaaaatatttacatCGGTAATAATTTAGTAATATGAATTAGAAAGCAAATTTGAATTGAATGAAGTTCTCAAGGGTAAGAGAATTTGATATTTTAACaagatatttatattttttaaaggtgtataataattatgttatcattttttctatagttgaaaaaaaaaaggaatttttaattattactCTCTTACATTACTAAAAAATTTAGTCTATTTTCATGAAAAATAGTTAATCCTTGTAAACTATATgctattttatttgaatgttcatttttaattttataatattagatataaattaagaattttatttttaaaaattgctgtgtattaattttaaatgaacaaaattcaatttaatttaataaaaatgatataaaaaaaaaaattaattttaaaagaaataactTTAATGagattctttttattaaactttaaaatatatatatatgattatgAGTGTATATAAACCGACATCTTCTCCCTTAAATTGTAATGagaattttgaaaaattaagaCAAAATGATTAATAAGCTCCTTCTCAAatgtaacaaaaaaaaataataaaaattaaatatttaaattaagaaactaatttaataaaaaattttaagggactaataaattataatttttcttttttttttgagtttTTAATTGGATGTTTTTTTGAAAGATAAcatgtattttattttaattctgAACAGGATCTCCTTTTTTAcaacaatttaaaaaaaaaaaaaaaagctatTTTCGACATTATATACTAAATAAGTTGATAAACacattttttatgttaatttttataacacACGCTATATTTAtactaaaataatttttgtgttcatttattaaaagttgTAAAAAAGAGAACAGGTCAGAAATATACatacttttaatatattttatttctgttttttttttctttttcttggttctaaaaaattttaaatacgtttaattttttcaatagtcatattttaaaatttataaaaaaaaaaaaaaaatttaatcaaAACTgttttacttaaaaaaaagtcCATTGCAAATAAAAAGGTGTCATAAAAATGAGTAAAGAAATTGATGACAAAAcggaaatgaaaaataaacaaaatataatttttaatgagACTGAATATTGTGAATATAAAGACAATGATATAAAGGGGAATATTAAAACAGAAAATTTGTTAAAGAAAAAGTCACAAGAAagtgaattaaaaaatgagaatgtaagaattttaaaaaataataaaatacaaaaagaaaatatgcaAAATAATGTGCACTCATTGGACAGTGATTCACATTCTTCAGAACAAATTTATGATGATATAGAAAACAATTCAAATATTAATgcagaaaatgaaaattcagAATTTAATAACTATTttgaaagaagaaaaagttaTCTTatgaaaaatgaatatttaaatataaattgtgAGCATTTAGAGAATCTtggaaataatgaaattaaagaGGTACGTTCAACTGAAAGTAGTAGAAAAAATAGTGagataaatgaaaatatttcagaaaaaaattatctaagAAATAATTCTGATAATTTTGAAAGTTGCGAATTCAGTGATAGTTATgtagataaaattaattatgaaaatagtGGAGAATTTTGcgaaatttataaaattaatatcaaAACTGAATCGAAACAAAGTTTTGATacagaaaaaattatgaacaacacagatataaatgaaaatgcaGAAGAGAAAAGTGGCATACAAATAGAATTTTATGATAATACAATAGGAAAAAGGGAATTAtctaatgaagaaaatgatacAAATGTAATGTTTTCagtggaaaaaaaaatgcatggAGAGAAATATGAAGGAAAAGAAGAACAAGAAGAAGAACAAGAGGAAGAAGAACAAGAGGAAGAAGAACAAGAGGAAGAAGAACAAGAGGAAGAAGAACAAGAGGAAGAAGAACAAGAGGAAGAAGAACAAGAAGAAGAACAAGAAGAAGAACAAGAAGAAGAACAAGAAGAAGAACAAGAGGAAGAAGAACAACAAGAACAACAAGAACAAGAAGAAGAACAAGAAGAAGAACAAGAGGAAGAACAAGAGGAAGAACAACAAGATGAAAAACAAGAAGAACAACAAGAACAACAAGAAGAAAAACATAAGGAAGAACAAGAGGAAGAACAAGAGGAAGAACAAGAAGAAAAACAAGAAGAAAAACATAAGGAAGAACAAGAAGAAAAACATAAGGAAGAACAAGAGGAAGAACAAGAAGAAAAacaagaagaaaaatataaggaAGGACAagaggaagaagaagaagaagaagaagaagaagaagaagaagaagaagaagaagaacaAGAACAAGAACAAGAACAAGAAGAACAAGAACAACaacaagaaaaagaaaaggaaaaagaaaaagaaaaaaaagataatgaaattgaagagataaaaaataataaaaaaaaaaaggaaataaaagcagaaaagaatgaaaaagtaaaaaaaattagtaaagTAATAGAAGAACATGATattataagtaaaaaaatgataaaatataaatcaactgataataatgaaaaatgtgaaaaagagaaaaaaaaaaaagatgaaaaattaaaaaaaaaaagtacaaTTAATAATggtaaagaaaatttaatggAACCAGaaacaataataaataaaaaaaaatttagaaatgagaaaaagaagagtttccaaaaagaaaaatttccTTCACAAAATAGTGCtaatatactaaaaaaagGAACATCATATGATATTTCTgagaaatataataataacgaCATAATTAAGGATACTAAAGAAGatgaaacaataaaaaaaggagaaataaatgaaaataaatttgatttatttgatttaaataaaaaaagattatcTGTTTTTGATTATCTAAACAAgcaagataaaataaaaaaatatgaagaatcaaacgaagaaaaaaaaaaaaataataatgaaaaagaaaaagcaaAATCATTTATCATAGAAAGTGAGAATAGTTCGAATGAAAGAGTAAATTTTTCTGAATTATCAAATAttgaatatgaaaataataatgttaaTAATTATCAATATCAAAATAAATGCCCCAATACAAATGTATCTAATAgtcatataaataaaaatacaatgaAATTCAACGGATATTTAGAAACTAAAGGTCTAATAAAACCatcatttataaataaaacaaattataaaagCTACCAAGCAACTATTAATacagatgaaaaaaatagtattaaATATAGACCTAATTATTATAACCCTAAGTACAGTAACAATTTGACGtcaaataaacaaaataatttaaaaaatggaatttttttatataagaatCCCTATCATTTATCAAATGTAAATAATACAGATaaggaaaaatataattccaACAAAATATTCAGAAGAACTGTTGGGattcaaataaattttaaaacaaaaaaatttaataaaggGGTAAATACATCAAATctacaaaattttaaaaatgaaaaaaaaaaaaaaaaattacccAAAATCGAATTTAatccaataaaaaaaacaaataattatGATTTTGATGCAATGATCATAAAAAATGGTCATATAATCCCAAGAAAAAAGGATCCCTTAAAAGAATTGTTTCAAAAATACAACTTATGTGAAAGGAAAATGCCAAGTAGGATATtgtagaattaaaaaaaaagaaaaatgaaaattgggataaaaaaaaaaaattcttctaagatatataaaaataaaaatataaaaaattgttaatatgaaaagtttaataaaaaaaaaagtaaaaatttttttcaaaaaaaaaattattttacgtTGTTGCTTTCATTTAATTACAAttttaacaataaaaaatatttaatagaaaattttttgtctaagctatatttttaaaattagcATCTAACTactttgttttaattttttttatttttatttttatacttactttttttatgtgacctctaattttttaaaattttacaaaaggAATTTTCTTAACATATTAAGAAAATTCAACATAATTTCTTCGTTTCACAATATAAATTCctattaaatatttctataCATATATCTGTTTTTAATTTGCAAATTTAATGAGagtttataaatatttttctttttttttaaatcatatatTTGTCATTCTAATGAATGTTTGTAATGtgtttttttgaataattctcattttcaattaaaaCACAAAAACTATTTataatcatataaaaaatttagggTGTAAAAACGCTATAAGGcacaaaattaaaacatataaaaaaataaagaaaaaaaaaggaaatatgtgtttatgatatatatatatatatatatatatatagaaaaattattcttaatacgaaaaatgaaattttacgaaggtcttttttattaaaaatatgccTAGAATATGAAATATAGAAACAGTTATTTCCATGaatgaaaacaaaaataaaatttaaaaactaaaaatgCGATAACTTTGAATTAatagttatatttttcatttataatatataaaaaaaaaaaaaattataatatttcgCTTTAATGGAGTAAAAAAGACAATATAATTTGTATATATTcacatatttataaaaaaataaaaaaattaaatttaaaaatgtaaatgtaTCATATAAATGAACatgtttaaatatataaaagtggGAATAAAGAAAAGTTAACAAAATAACGTgagatataaaaattaatatatattaacaaatcataataaattttgtatATAGGAACACAAgacaataatatataaattaagcgggattcattttttgttttctttcaTCTAATATATGTAATAACTGTTTTACTTTGTTCAATTTTTCTGCAATTTTACCTGTTTGCATCCCTGCCTTCTTTTCGtaattttgaatatatatCCAATCATCAAAATTGACAAaatgaattttctttttatttaataaatcacatATATCATTATCAAAAAATGTTGTAGTATTttgaagaaaattaaaaataagggAAATGATAGCTTTAGAATTTGGAATTTGGCTAGCTATATTACCTTTAGCTCCTTTATCAAACCACCCCGCTTTAAAAATTCCAAATTTATTTGTTAAAATATCTTCTTTAAATTTCTCTGTcgatttattatataaattttcattgaatgcattttttttgaaaCCTGTAGCAAATATAAGTAAGGGTGTTgttaaatactttttttgaAGAGAAGGATCAGATATTtgcaaatttttatttatttcaaattctaaatttttcatataattgttgatgtaattaattttttttatttcataatagaaaatgaattcaataattttatatttctcatataaatttttatttttttcaagatcttcataatttttgaccatatttaaaaagagtTTGTTTTGTCTTTGTTTTATACTGGAATTTTCATCAtagttttttaaatgaaaacataaatcatagttatttttatttaatataactTTTATGTTACTTAGATTTAATAATTCTCTTAATTCTGCAGTTGTAAATGAAGATTGCCAAAATCCTCTTCTtccaataatataaatatgtttaaAATTATGCCTTTTTGCtgcatttaaaaaattactgTTAATATCTGTTTTTTTCAACTCATCATGAGACTTAGTCAAAATTCGAGCTATATCTAATGAAACATTTCCATTCCCTATGATAAcagaattagaaaaattatcataagaatttaaatagttatctatatttttacacCTTAATTCttcataataattattataaaaataaatgagaTCTCTTGCATGAAAAATcccatttcttttttcactTTCTAAATTGGGTAAAGAAATATCAGAAGCACCACAACAAAAAATGCAAGCGTTATAATAACTTCTTAaatcttctatttttaaatctACACCAATATTTACGTTTCCAAAAAATctgtaatttttatttaaaaaaactgGATCAAAAGTTTTATAAGTATTCTTTACTTGCATATGATCAGGAGCTACACCATATCTTATAAGCCCAAATGGATTTGGTAATTTATCGAAAATGTCaacttttatattatcattttttaaaaaatatttacaacAATATAAAGCTGCTGGCCCTGCCCCTACAATTCctattttaaaatactttttttcattagaaaagaaattttttttaataaaaaaaatttgttttgTTCCACTTTTAAGTTTTATGCTCTTATTTCTTGTACTAGATAAGATGCAatataaattcattatttgCAAAATAGAGAACTCtcgatattttttttatcttttattatttttttatataaattattcatttaattagggagctatattaaaaaaaaaaaaataaataaaaatcatgcatacaataaatttaataaaaatttcattcaaaaaaaatttttttttcgaaAAGAATTTATGGATTTTCTAATTGgaaatgaataatttaatgaattagAAAAGTATAACACTGATCAATTATTAGGTACATACATTCATTTATtagtatattattttattattttatactattttatattaaattattttatcttaaataggataatttaaaaattattgtattgttttaaaaaaaaaaatatacatatatatatgaaaatgtaGGAAtgtaaattaatttaaaatttaaaaaaaaactaaaaaaattgcatatattaatgattttgtcattaaaaaaaaagataaataaaaaacaaattaaaatatacacatatgtgtatataaacatttaaacattttcattttagataaaatttaaaacagaaaaaacttttgtatatatataaatgaattagaaaatttttaagtaGACATATTAGTTCTGCTATACAAAGATATATTAATgggtttttttttctttttttttatgtttttaaacctttctaataattttgaggttaatatttttgaataaatttataagcATTTGAGTAATCATATgaatattttcaaatatatacaaatattCGAAAAAAATAGGCatgctaaaaaaaatagagaaaCATTTATATTAGTTCCCATATTTTAGGAACAAAATGAAGAGATGGGGAAATAattaattgaaaattttcacttttttttaaaattttcgtTATTTCAATCCacttattatttaattttataaaataatagataGGCGGGAAATTAATTAAACCAATCTTTAAAGggattatttttaaattgatGGTATATGAagaattttttgaaataaaaagtacTTTTTTCCTAAATCCATTTATTAGCCAACTATactcattttcattattcgTTTTTTCAGCATTATCTATGCATACATAATACTTCATACAAATAGTTTCATTGATATTATTTGATATTACTATTTTGATATTTAAAGGGGAATGAAGCATACCACATTTGGGTATATCATAATGAATATTAATAGGTAGTAAAAATTGAGGTATTAAaacattaaatttataaatacattcttttttcttatctTTTAAggttttcaaaataaaatgatttttgtattcatattttatgCTTATATCTccaataatattttcataattcaAACATTTATTCGGATTATTCTTCTCATTGACAATGTTATGATATAGAACttcaaaaagtaaaaaaatagacATTCCTCCCTTTATATgagtatttatattaatttcatcataaaaataattttcttcaaAACTTAAATTGTTATTACTAGAAGTtgaattttgtttatttaaacAAAGTTCACCAGATTTTTTCATgtatttttcatttgaatcatttatataaatttcgCTTGTTTTATATTCATCATTTTCACTAGAGTCATTTAAATCAAAAGcatcatttttattcatgACACAtcccatttttttttctctaatgctttcattatttaaaaaaaaaattttcacattttttatttgtgtaatggatttttttaaaattgatATACTAaagttttttaaatatatggaataattatcattatgtaatttcattattaattcATACAACATGGTATTTTTTGATCtgtatgtatttattttttccttaaaaatatttacaagTTCAAAtgttttttctataattacTTGACTATTTAAGCATGATCTTGAGGAAATATCTTCtgtattaataaaatcaataaattttattttccctATATAATTAACACAAGACAATTTATACATATcactttttctttcttttctttttttctcaagtgaatttatatttaatacgCATCTCATTTTCAACTTATCAGTACTATTTGtataattatcattatttatgatattataattattcatattatcaTTGATATTACCCTCTTCActgtttatattattattataatttttataattttcatcatttatattattattaaccttttttgGTATAAAAGATATCACTGCATAtgtttcatttaaattttcatataattttatcttatttttattttcatcttttttctctaagcaattttttttatcaatttcATTATCGTCTTTTGTATGTAAAAAATTTCTATCTTcactattaaaataaaatccaTCTAAAACCTTAATATTATGAATCTGagtatcttcatttttttcaatataaaaaataattgaatttcctaaatttaaattttcacaTGATTCATCAGAGAtatcgtttttattatttacaacaatttttatattttttaaatcattattctctcttttattatatatttttgttgtAATTAATTCACTTTCATCATCAATATTTgcattttcataattaatatttttatcattattttttataattaatttgaTATAATTTGTATTATTGTATATTAAAGATGTGCTATTTAAATATGATGTAATTATTTTGCAGTCTAAAATTGAATCCAATGTTTTTATCTTAATATAAAGAGGAGAAATAAGTTGATTTAAAAAGAAGTtcgtatatttttttgtatcaaTCAATACAttgttattaattataaaattgctataagtatttaaaaatggAGTTAGTAAA comes from Plasmodium relictum strain SGS1 genome assembly, chromosome: 9 and encodes:
- a CDS encoding adrenodoxin reductase, putative, coding for MNLYCILSSTRNKSIKLKSGTKQIFFIKKNFFSNEKKYFKIGIVGAGPAALYCCKYFLKNDNIKVDIFDKLPNPFGLIRYGVAPDHMQVKNTYKTFDPVFLNKNYRFFGNVNIGVDLKIEDLRSYYNACIFCCGASDISLPNLESEKRNGIFHARDLIYFYNNYYEELRCKNIDNYLNSYDNFSNSVIIGNGNVSLDIARILTKSHDELKKTDINSNFLNAAKRHNFKHIYIIGRRGFWQSSFTTAELRELLNLSNIKVILNKNNYDLCFHLKNYDENSSIKQRQNKLFLNMVKNYEDLEKNKNLYEKYKIIEFIFYYEIKKINYINNYMKNLEFEINKNLQISDPSLQKKYLTTPLLIFATGFKKNAFNENLYNKSTEKFKEDILTNKFGIFKAGWFDKGAKGNIASQIPNSKAIISLIFNFLQNTTTFFDNDICDLLNKKKIHFVNFDDWIYIQNYEKKAGMQTGKIAEKLNKVKQLLHILDERKQKMNPA